One genomic window of Devosia salina includes the following:
- a CDS encoding alpha-L-rhamnosidase, which translates to MTALRPVALRCEHQTAPMGLNRPHPRFDWALEGEGHERSQTAYRLMVRAGEAMLWDSGKVMSAQTRQVEYAGPALVSDQALDWTVMVWDEAGTPSDWAEAGHLFTGLMQQSDWQADWIARYFVLPAGREAPADNPYDNRWQARPADHFRRDFSTPDKPVRATAYVTALGLYELYLNGARVGDAVMAPGWTDYHQRVEYQSYDVTDLVRSGANALGALLGEGWYSGRVGHNQRRAGNHYGGRPALLCQLHLEYADGRIERILSDADWRTVQGPVCYSDFLMGELYDAQLEMPGWAQPGFDDARWQPVEVFTPEPRAPRLEAARAPQVRETVRFPARFLHRARTGGHVHDLGQNIAGYVQLEVQARSGDRFTLRHGEMLDAQGELYVANLRHAVAVDHYIARGHGCERFKPRFTFHGFQFVELTLPDGVSPDDVTLTGIAIHNDLNIAGSLRTGSDMVNKLIANIEWSQRDNFLSVPTDCPQRDERLGWSADAQVFWKTAGYGMDVSAFLEKWFEDIAEAQLPDGAFTDIAPSRPLNPYRQSAQPGAPGWGDAPVILAWQHWLRYGDRALVERHFDRLVAWLRHIADANPDHLRVNAVYNNYGDWLSVGPASDRTMVATAYWVHVADLMAKLSAVVARSELARYYEDQARAVRQAFIKAFVDDDGRITGDTQTAYLLALDFAVLPTDLHAKAAGHLLRKLEEANGHLQTGFLGVKHLCPVLSDIGAPERAYDLLLNQSYPSWGFSIAQGATTIWERWDGWTQDKGFQSVNMNSFNHYAYGAVGEWLYARVAGIDWDETDPGYSTIAMRPLFDPRLGWLEAHYDAPTGRVESTWRIEGSLVTWTFSIPPNCAGRIALPRPVLTLIAGDRPLPVPGASFTLGSGRYTITLSL; encoded by the coding sequence GTGACTGCCTTGCGTCCCGTCGCGCTCCGCTGCGAGCACCAGACCGCCCCCATGGGCCTCAACCGCCCCCACCCGCGTTTCGACTGGGCGCTGGAAGGGGAAGGCCATGAGCGAAGCCAGACCGCCTATCGGCTGATGGTGCGTGCGGGGGAGGCAATGCTGTGGGACAGCGGCAAGGTCATGTCCGCACAGACCCGGCAGGTCGAGTATGCCGGACCCGCGCTGGTGTCGGACCAGGCCCTGGACTGGACCGTGATGGTCTGGGACGAGGCCGGCACGCCCTCGGACTGGGCCGAAGCTGGACACTTGTTCACCGGGCTGATGCAGCAGAGCGACTGGCAGGCCGACTGGATTGCCCGCTATTTCGTGCTTCCCGCCGGGCGGGAGGCGCCGGCCGACAATCCCTATGACAATCGCTGGCAGGCCCGCCCTGCCGACCATTTCCGGCGTGATTTTTCCACGCCTGATAAACCCGTGCGCGCCACAGCTTATGTGACGGCGCTGGGACTCTATGAGCTCTATCTCAACGGCGCCCGCGTCGGCGATGCGGTGATGGCGCCGGGCTGGACCGATTATCACCAGCGGGTGGAGTATCAATCATACGACGTGACCGATCTGGTGCGTTCGGGCGCCAATGCCCTGGGCGCGCTCCTTGGCGAAGGTTGGTATTCGGGCCGGGTCGGGCACAATCAGCGTCGCGCCGGCAATCATTATGGCGGGCGGCCAGCCCTCCTCTGCCAATTGCATCTCGAATATGCCGACGGGCGGATCGAGCGCATCCTGAGCGACGCAGATTGGCGCACCGTACAGGGTCCGGTCTGCTACAGCGATTTTCTCATGGGCGAGCTCTATGACGCGCAGCTGGAGATGCCGGGCTGGGCCCAACCGGGCTTTGACGATGCGCGTTGGCAACCGGTGGAGGTGTTCACGCCCGAGCCGCGCGCGCCGCGCCTCGAAGCCGCCCGCGCCCCGCAAGTGCGCGAGACCGTGCGCTTCCCGGCGCGCTTTCTGCATCGGGCAAGAACCGGCGGTCATGTCCATGACCTGGGCCAGAACATTGCTGGTTATGTCCAGCTTGAGGTTCAGGCCAGATCAGGCGACCGTTTCACCCTGCGCCATGGCGAAATGCTCGACGCCCAGGGTGAACTCTATGTCGCCAATCTGCGCCATGCCGTGGCCGTGGACCACTATATCGCCAGGGGCCATGGCTGCGAAAGGTTCAAGCCACGCTTTACCTTCCATGGCTTCCAGTTCGTTGAACTGACCTTGCCCGATGGCGTCTCGCCCGACGATGTGACGCTGACCGGCATTGCCATCCACAATGACCTGAACATCGCCGGGTCGCTGCGGACCGGTTCGGATATGGTCAACAAGTTGATCGCCAATATCGAATGGAGCCAGCGCGACAATTTCCTTTCCGTGCCCACCGATTGTCCGCAACGCGACGAGCGGCTGGGTTGGAGTGCCGATGCGCAAGTGTTTTGGAAGACCGCGGGCTATGGCATGGACGTCTCGGCCTTTCTCGAAAAATGGTTCGAGGACATTGCCGAGGCCCAGTTGCCCGACGGCGCCTTTACCGATATTGCCCCCTCGCGCCCGCTCAACCCCTATCGCCAGTCGGCCCAACCCGGTGCTCCCGGCTGGGGTGATGCGCCCGTCATTCTCGCCTGGCAGCATTGGCTGCGCTATGGCGACAGGGCGCTGGTCGAAAGGCACTTCGACCGGCTGGTGGCCTGGCTGAGGCACATTGCCGACGCCAATCCCGATCACCTGCGGGTCAACGCCGTCTACAACAATTACGGCGACTGGCTGAGCGTCGGCCCGGCCTCGGACCGCACCATGGTGGCCACCGCCTATTGGGTGCATGTAGCCGATTTGATGGCCAAGCTTTCCGCCGTGGTCGCACGCAGCGAATTGGCCCGCTACTATGAGGATCAGGCGCGCGCGGTGCGGCAGGCCTTCATAAAAGCCTTTGTCGACGATGATGGCCGCATCACAGGCGACACCCAGACCGCCTATCTGCTGGCGCTCGATTTCGCCGTGCTCCCAACCGACCTGCATGCCAAGGCTGCGGGGCACCTGCTGCGCAAGCTCGAAGAGGCGAACGGGCATCTACAGACCGGGTTCCTGGGCGTGAAGCATCTCTGCCCGGTACTGAGCGATATCGGCGCGCCGGAACGGGCCTATGACCTGCTGCTCAACCAGAGCTATCCCAGCTGGGGCTTTTCCATTGCGCAGGGGGCCACCACCATCTGGGAACGCTGGGATGGCTGGACCCAAGACAAGGGCTTCCAGAGCGTCAACATGAACTCGTTCAATCATTATGCCTATGGCGCGGTGGGCGAGTGGCTCTATGCCCGCGTTGCCGGCATCGATTGGGACGAGACCGATCCGGGCTATTCGACCATTGCCATGCGGCCGCTGTTCGATCCCCGACTGGGCTGGCTCGAGGCGCATTACGACGCGCCCACCGGAAGGGTCGAAAGCACCTGGCGCATAGAGGGTAGCCTCGTCACCTGGACCTTCTCCATCCCGCCCAATTGCGCGGGCCGTATCGCCTTGCCCCGGCCGGTGCTCACGCTCATAGCGGGCGACAGGCCCCTGCCCGTTCCCGGCGCCAGCTTCACCCTCGGCTCCGGCCGCTACACCATTACCCTTTCGCTCTGA